A genome region from Candidatus Binataceae bacterium includes the following:
- a CDS encoding PPOX class F420-dependent oxidoreductase — MASKIPAKYLDLFTDKVAFAVLATVMPDGSPQATPLWFDFRSDTLRINTAVGRRKERNLDSNPKVALVVMDPANPYRYVQLRGHVTRRTDGPPAEQHIDILAKKYLNQERYPHRAPGERRVMYEVAIDSCQVMG; from the coding sequence ATGGCGAGCAAGATTCCCGCTAAATACCTTGATTTGTTCACTGATAAGGTCGCCTTCGCGGTGTTGGCCACGGTGATGCCCGACGGCTCGCCGCAAGCCACTCCGCTGTGGTTTGACTTCCGTTCAGACACGCTGCGGATTAATACCGCGGTTGGCCGGCGCAAGGAACGCAACCTGGATTCCAACCCCAAGGTTGCGTTGGTAGTGATGGACCCAGCCAACCCCTACCGTTATGTCCAACTGCGCGGCCATGTAACTCGACGCACCGACGGGCCCCCAGCCGAGCAACATATCGACATTCTGGCCAAGAAGTATCTCAACCAGGAGCGGTATCCCCATCGCGCTCCGGGCGAGCGGCGAGTCATGTATGAGGTCGCGATCGATAGCTGCCAGGTGATGGGCTGA
- a CDS encoding ATP synthase F0 subunit B codes for MLSLPPNWGTFAVLIVSFLVFWFIFKRLLFEPFLRLLSDRERTLKSLQERTELLLREGRTARQRREEELSGTRRQALLEREERRRQAEEQAGKVLEEARVAAKDSLERVRAQIERELRAAEEQLGTLSDNLAAELAEQVLGRPLRGRGPQVYSDN; via the coding sequence ATGCTCAGCTTACCACCAAATTGGGGGACCTTCGCGGTCCTGATTGTTTCTTTTCTGGTTTTCTGGTTTATTTTCAAACGTCTTTTGTTCGAGCCTTTCCTCCGCCTTCTGAGCGATCGCGAGCGCACGTTGAAAAGCTTGCAAGAGCGCACCGAGTTGCTGCTCAGAGAAGGACGCACTGCACGCCAGCGACGGGAGGAGGAATTGAGTGGAACCCGTCGGCAAGCGCTGTTGGAACGCGAGGAGCGGCGGCGGCAGGCCGAGGAACAGGCGGGTAAAGTGCTTGAGGAGGCGCGGGTGGCAGCCAAAGATTCATTGGAGCGGGTGCGCGCGCAAATCGAGCGCGAATTGCGCGCGGCCGAAGAACAATTGGGTACGCTGAGCGACAACTTGGCGGCGGAACTGGCGGAACAAGTGCTAGGCCGGCCCCTGCGCGGCCGCGGCCCCCAGGTCTATTCGGATAACTAA
- the atpH gene encoding ATP synthase F1 subunit delta produces MTGSTVANRYARALLELALEQNQLEAWGEELTRLAQLISAPELAAQLVSPELADSARLQAVALIGEKLGLSFPLRSFGMVVARHRRLPDLPAIALSYQDLLDRHLGRVRAQLTFAIAPTPEQTSAVVAALEARSGKRVLATVKIDPNLLGGVMAEVEGRTYDASLATAMARLQSQLIS; encoded by the coding sequence GTGACCGGCTCCACGGTGGCTAACCGCTACGCCCGCGCCTTGCTCGAACTGGCGCTCGAGCAGAACCAGCTCGAAGCCTGGGGCGAGGAATTGACCCGTCTGGCCCAATTAATCAGCGCGCCCGAATTGGCCGCGCAACTGGTTTCTCCTGAACTGGCCGACAGCGCGCGCTTACAGGCCGTCGCCCTGATCGGGGAGAAGCTGGGTCTGAGCTTTCCCTTGCGCTCGTTCGGGATGGTTGTGGCGCGCCATCGCCGCCTGCCCGATCTGCCCGCGATAGCGCTGTCCTACCAGGACCTGCTCGACCGTCATTTGGGCCGGGTACGGGCACAGTTGACGTTCGCTATCGCCCCCACCCCCGAGCAGACCAGCGCCGTAGTGGCCGCGCTGGAAGCGCGCAGCGGCAAGCGCGTCCTGGCCACGGTCAAAATCGACCCCAACTTGTTGGGCGGGGTGATGGCGGAAGTCGAAGGACGCACCTACGATGCCAGCTTGGCAACCGCGATGGCACGGCTGCAAAGCCAATTGATCTCGTGA
- the atpC gene encoding ATP synthase F1 subunit epsilon, with amino-acid sequence MAAAQLPFKLVTPTGILFDQPVREVTAVNVRGEFGVLPEHVNFITALLPGILTVVLADGGQHFYLVSGGLAEVRDGQLTVLARTAERAEDVTGDDLTNALMQAEEKLRRLSFYEPEYQNAQNELQLVRARQQAMAIARSAAH; translated from the coding sequence ATGGCCGCGGCTCAACTGCCCTTCAAACTCGTCACCCCCACCGGCATCCTGTTCGATCAGCCGGTGCGCGAGGTCACCGCGGTCAACGTGCGGGGTGAGTTCGGGGTTCTGCCCGAGCACGTAAACTTTATTACTGCCTTGCTGCCGGGAATTCTAACCGTCGTCCTGGCCGACGGCGGCCAGCATTTCTACCTTGTTTCGGGCGGCCTGGCGGAGGTACGCGACGGCCAACTGACGGTGTTGGCACGCACTGCCGAACGGGCCGAGGACGTGACCGGCGACGATTTGACCAACGCCTTGATGCAAGCCGAAGAAAAGTTGCGCCGCCTGAGCTTCTATGAACCCGAATATCAAAACGCGCAAAACGAATTACAACTGGTGCGGGCGCGCCAGCAAGCGATGGCGATCGCCCGCTCTGCCGCCCACTGA
- the panC gene encoding pantoate--beta-alanine ligase: MLTLESLVAMRQWAARARQKGETIALVPTMGALHAGHLSLIQEARKRASRLVVSLFVNPTQFAPDEDLARYPRTWKADLALLESVPVDTVFAPSAEEMYPSGAQTWVEVGELTRELCGCYRPGHFRGVTTVVAKLFNLVQPHVAVFGAKDYQQLLAVRQMVRDLNFDVAIVAMPIVRDADGLALSSRNAYLSADERRRALSLSRGLRAAAALFAQGERNPRLLAAAVHRELASAEVEPQYVEVRDAVNLAAVERVEGAVVVAVAAVIGTTRLIDNVVLGQ; encoded by the coding sequence ATGTTGACCCTGGAAAGCTTGGTCGCGATGCGCCAATGGGCGGCGCGGGCCCGCCAAAAGGGTGAAACGATCGCCCTGGTACCTACCATGGGAGCTCTGCACGCGGGTCATCTGAGCCTTATCCAGGAGGCTCGCAAGCGTGCCTCCCGGCTGGTGGTGTCGCTGTTCGTGAACCCCACCCAATTCGCTCCTGACGAGGACCTGGCACGCTATCCGCGGACCTGGAAGGCAGATCTGGCCTTGCTGGAAAGTGTGCCGGTGGACACTGTCTTCGCGCCCAGCGCCGAGGAGATGTACCCATCGGGCGCGCAGACCTGGGTGGAAGTCGGCGAGCTGACTCGCGAGTTATGCGGATGCTACCGGCCCGGCCACTTCCGCGGAGTTACCACGGTCGTCGCCAAGCTCTTCAACCTGGTCCAGCCTCATGTGGCAGTATTTGGAGCCAAGGATTACCAACAGCTGCTGGCAGTACGCCAAATGGTGCGGGACCTGAATTTCGACGTCGCAATCGTCGCGATGCCGATTGTGCGCGACGCCGACGGCTTGGCGCTGAGCTCGCGCAACGCCTATCTTTCGGCCGATGAACGCCGCCGCGCGCTGTCGCTTAGCCGAGGTTTGCGCGCGGCGGCCGCCCTCTTCGCGCAAGGCGAGCGCAACCCGCGATTGCTGGCCGCGGCTGTGCATCGGGAATTGGCGAGCGCCGAAGTCGAGCCGCAATACGTCGAGGTGCGCGATGCCGTCAACTTGGCGGCCGTGGAGCGGGTAGAGGGAGCGGTGGTAGTGGCGGTGGCCGCGGTGATTGGCACCACCCGGCTAATCGACAACGTTGTCCTGGGCCAATAG
- a CDS encoding polymer-forming cytoskeletal protein, with product MALFNKEAEKNRPADNNKFAAPAIANPVPPISPPLEAHPAPRTAPAAGVESRAYLDRGAKISGKLFFEGPVRIDGQVDGEISANDEVTIGEGAIVTAQIKAVSVVVSGKISGDITANKRVEIRPTARVFGNLTTPLLAVHEGALFEGHCTMRAESAREERKVTPIAKEERVAQAAGGQKQA from the coding sequence ATGGCGCTGTTTAATAAAGAGGCGGAGAAGAATCGACCTGCGGACAATAACAAGTTCGCCGCGCCGGCTATCGCCAATCCGGTCCCGCCCATCAGTCCTCCTCTTGAAGCCCATCCTGCGCCGCGCACAGCGCCGGCTGCAGGCGTGGAGTCACGGGCCTACCTGGACCGTGGCGCTAAGATCAGCGGCAAGTTGTTCTTCGAGGGACCGGTAAGGATCGACGGCCAGGTAGACGGCGAGATAAGCGCCAATGATGAGGTCACGATCGGCGAAGGGGCGATTGTAACCGCCCAAATCAAGGCAGTGTCGGTAGTGGTCTCGGGCAAGATAAGCGGTGACATTACGGCCAACAAGCGGGTGGAGATTCGTCCCACGGCGCGGGTCTTTGGTAATTTGACCACGCCCCTGCTGGCGGTCCATGAGGGTGCGCTGTTCGAGGGACATTGCACGATGCGGGCGGAGAGCGCTCGCGAGGAACGCAAAGTCACCCCGATCGCCAAGGAGGAGCGCGTGGCGCAGGCCGCGGGCGGTCAAAAGCAGGCCTAG
- the atpA gene encoding F0F1 ATP synthase subunit alpha produces the protein MAEIRPAEISEILKAEIKGFESHVDVRETGRVLSCGDGIARVYGLQNAAAGELLEFPHGIYGMVLNLEDDNVGAALFGDAEAVGEGDEVRRSGRIAEVPVGEALLGRVVNALGQPIDDKGPLKGTQQRRIELKAPGIISRQPVKEPVQTGIKSIDSMIQIGRGQRELIIGDRQVGKTAVALDTIINQRGQDMHCIYVAIGQKRSTVAQVVERLSRHGAMEYTTVVAATASEAAPLQFIAPYSGCAIGEYYRDSGKHALVIYDDLSKHAQAYRQLSLLLRRPPGREAYPGDVFYLHSRLLERAAKMSKEYGGGSLTALPIIETQAGDVSAYIPTNVISITDGQIVLDTDLFNSGIRPAVNVGLSVSRVGFSAAPKAMKQVGGTLKLDLAQYREMAAFAQFGSDLDPSSQRLLHRGERLTEMLKQPQYAPVSMEKEVVLILAGNQGYLDKLAIDQVSAFEHELYNFFDAKYASLLEEIRTKRELSEELRAGLLKALDEFAASFSAEHASAKAA, from the coding sequence ATGGCCGAGATAAGACCAGCAGAAATCAGCGAAATTCTCAAAGCCGAAATCAAGGGCTTCGAAAGTCACGTCGACGTGCGGGAAACCGGACGGGTGTTGTCGTGCGGCGATGGAATCGCCCGTGTCTATGGCTTGCAGAATGCTGCCGCCGGCGAATTGTTGGAATTTCCTCACGGGATCTACGGGATGGTCCTCAACTTGGAGGACGACAACGTGGGCGCAGCGCTGTTTGGCGATGCCGAGGCGGTCGGCGAAGGGGATGAGGTGCGACGCAGCGGCCGGATTGCCGAAGTCCCGGTTGGCGAGGCGCTGTTGGGGCGGGTGGTCAACGCGCTAGGCCAGCCGATCGACGACAAGGGGCCGCTCAAGGGGACCCAGCAGCGGCGGATCGAGCTCAAAGCGCCGGGAATCATCAGCCGCCAGCCGGTCAAGGAGCCGGTCCAGACCGGCATCAAGTCGATCGATTCGATGATCCAGATAGGTCGCGGTCAGCGCGAACTGATTATTGGCGATCGCCAGGTCGGCAAGACTGCGGTAGCGCTGGATACGATTATCAATCAGCGCGGCCAGGACATGCATTGCATCTACGTCGCCATTGGCCAGAAGCGTTCCACCGTGGCCCAGGTGGTGGAACGGCTGTCGCGCCATGGTGCGATGGAGTACACCACGGTGGTGGCGGCGACCGCCTCCGAAGCGGCCCCCCTGCAATTCATCGCGCCTTACAGCGGCTGCGCGATCGGTGAATATTATCGCGACAGCGGCAAGCACGCTTTAGTGATTTACGACGACTTGTCCAAGCACGCCCAAGCTTATCGCCAACTCTCGCTGCTCCTGCGCCGGCCGCCTGGGCGTGAGGCTTATCCGGGCGACGTCTTCTATCTCCATTCGCGCCTGCTGGAGCGGGCCGCCAAGATGAGCAAGGAGTACGGCGGCGGCTCGCTGACCGCGCTGCCGATCATCGAAACCCAGGCTGGCGACGTCTCGGCCTATATCCCGACCAACGTGATCTCGATTACCGACGGTCAGATTGTGCTGGACACCGATTTGTTCAACTCGGGCATTCGGCCGGCGGTCAACGTCGGCCTGTCGGTGTCGCGGGTGGGTTTTTCAGCCGCCCCCAAGGCGATGAAGCAAGTGGGCGGTACGCTCAAGTTGGATCTGGCCCAGTATCGCGAAATGGCGGCCTTCGCCCAGTTCGGCTCCGACCTCGACCCCTCCAGTCAGCGCCTGCTCCATCGCGGCGAGCGGCTAACCGAGATGCTTAAGCAGCCCCAGTACGCACCGGTCTCGATGGAGAAGGAAGTGGTACTCATCCTGGCCGGCAACCAGGGTTACCTGGACAAGCTGGCCATCGATCAGGTAAGCGCCTTCGAGCACGAGCTGTACAACTTTTTCGACGCCAAGTATGCAAGCTTGCTGGAAGAGATCCGCACCAAGCGCGAACTGTCTGAGGAGTTGCGGGCGGGTTTGCTCAAAGCGCTGGATGAGTTCGCGGCCAGCTTCAGCGCCGAGCACGCCAGCGCCAAGGCCGCGTGA
- the panB gene encoding 3-methyl-2-oxobutanoate hydroxymethyltransferase, whose amino-acid sequence MEAKVRVPDLIRMKERGRKITMLTAYDFPFARLFDRAGIDVLLVGDSLGMVVQGEESTLAVTVEDIIYHLRMVTRARSHALVVGDLPFMTYQVSPEQAIANAGRLVKEGGAEAVKLEGGSAMAATVRRLVEVDVPVMGHIGLTPQSVHRMGGFKVQGRGVGSAAGSRQRLLEDAAALSEAGVFALVLEGIPAELAAEISAQSPVPTIGIGAGPACDGQVLVMHDMLGLNDTSSPRFVKRYAELWQVASEAAAAYAREVREGIFPGPEHCYSR is encoded by the coding sequence ATGGAAGCGAAAGTGCGAGTGCCCGATCTGATTCGGATGAAGGAACGGGGGCGCAAAATCACCATGCTCACCGCCTATGACTTTCCCTTCGCCCGGCTCTTTGACCGGGCAGGAATCGACGTGCTGCTGGTGGGCGACAGCCTGGGCATGGTAGTGCAGGGAGAAGAGAGCACGCTGGCCGTTACGGTCGAGGATATAATCTACCATCTACGCATGGTCACTCGCGCACGCAGCCACGCCCTGGTAGTCGGCGACCTGCCTTTTATGACGTATCAGGTAAGCCCCGAGCAGGCGATTGCCAACGCCGGCCGCCTGGTCAAGGAGGGCGGCGCGGAGGCGGTCAAGCTGGAGGGGGGAAGCGCGATGGCGGCCACGGTCCGCCGCTTGGTCGAGGTCGATGTTCCGGTCATGGGTCATATCGGGCTGACTCCGCAATCGGTTCATCGCATGGGAGGCTTCAAGGTGCAGGGACGCGGCGTGGGCAGCGCCGCCGGCTCGCGCCAACGGCTTTTGGAAGATGCCGCCGCGTTGAGCGAAGCCGGAGTCTTTGCTCTGGTGCTGGAAGGAATTCCTGCGGAATTGGCGGCTGAAATCAGCGCCCAAAGCCCAGTACCCACCATTGGGATCGGCGCCGGTCCCGCCTGCGACGGCCAAGTCCTGGTGATGCACGATATGCTGGGTTTGAACGATACTTCCTCGCCCCGTTTCGTCAAACGGTATGCCGAGCTGTGGCAGGTGGCCAGCGAGGCCGCCGCCGCCTATGCCCGCGAGGTGCGCGAGGGAATTTTTCCCGGCCCGGAGCATTGCTATTCCCGCTGA
- the atpD gene encoding F0F1 ATP synthase subunit beta produces MDNQGQITQVLGNVVDIQFGDKLPAIFNALRVSNPALGDKPGNLVLEVAQHLGENTVRCIAMDSTEGLVRGMTATDTGSPISVPVGPATLGRLLNVIGEPVDEAGPIDRARSMPIHRPAPAFDEQATEVEIFETGIKVVDLICPYARGGKIGLFGGAGVGKTVTIMELINNVAKQHGGVSVFAGVGERSREGNDLYLELQESGVLTKTALVYGQMNEPPGARARVALSGVTVAEYFRDEEGKDVLLFIDNIFRFVQANSEVSALLGRMPSAVGYQPTLGTDLGELEERITTTKKGAITSVQAIYVPADDLTDPAPATTFTHLDATTVLDRRLFEKGIFPAIDPLASTSRILDPQIVGDEHYQVARQVQAILQRYRDLQDIIAILGMDELSAEDKLVVSRARRVERFLSQAMHVAEVFTNTPGAYVPRKETVRGFKEILEGKCDDLPEQAFYLVGTIDDARAKAERLARGEAR; encoded by the coding sequence ATGGACAATCAAGGACAGATTACCCAGGTACTGGGGAACGTGGTTGATATCCAGTTCGGCGACAAGTTGCCGGCGATCTTCAACGCGCTGCGGGTGAGTAATCCTGCGCTGGGCGATAAGCCTGGCAACCTGGTGCTGGAAGTCGCACAGCATCTAGGCGAGAACACCGTACGCTGCATCGCGATGGATTCCACCGAAGGCCTGGTGCGCGGGATGACAGCCACCGACACCGGCAGCCCCATTTCCGTGCCGGTAGGACCAGCTACCTTGGGCCGCCTGCTCAATGTTATCGGCGAGCCGGTGGACGAGGCCGGACCGATCGACCGCGCCCGCAGTATGCCGATCCATCGACCCGCCCCCGCCTTCGACGAGCAAGCCACCGAGGTCGAGATTTTCGAAACCGGGATCAAGGTGGTCGATCTGATTTGCCCCTATGCGCGCGGCGGCAAGATCGGGCTGTTCGGCGGCGCTGGGGTAGGCAAGACCGTCACCATCATGGAGCTCATCAACAACGTCGCCAAACAACACGGCGGCGTGTCGGTGTTCGCCGGCGTGGGCGAGCGCTCGCGCGAGGGCAACGACCTCTATCTGGAACTGCAGGAATCGGGCGTCTTGACCAAGACCGCGCTAGTTTACGGCCAGATGAACGAGCCACCGGGCGCGCGCGCCCGGGTGGCCTTGTCGGGCGTCACCGTAGCCGAATACTTTCGCGATGAAGAGGGCAAGGACGTGCTTCTCTTTATCGATAACATCTTCCGTTTTGTGCAGGCTAATTCCGAAGTCTCCGCACTGCTGGGCCGGATGCCCAGCGCGGTCGGTTATCAACCCACCCTGGGCACCGACCTGGGCGAGTTGGAGGAACGGATCACCACGACCAAGAAAGGCGCGATCACCTCGGTGCAGGCCATCTACGTGCCCGCCGACGACCTGACCGACCCCGCGCCGGCCACTACCTTTACCCACCTGGACGCCACCACGGTGCTCGATCGGCGACTGTTCGAAAAGGGTATCTTTCCGGCAATCGATCCGCTGGCTTCGACCTCGCGCATCCTCGACCCCCAGATAGTGGGCGATGAGCATTACCAGGTCGCGCGTCAGGTGCAGGCAATCCTGCAGCGCTATCGCGACCTGCAAGACATCATCGCCATCCTGGGCATGGACGAATTGTCGGCCGAGGACAAGCTGGTAGTATCGCGCGCGCGCCGGGTCGAGCGCTTCCTATCGCAAGCGATGCATGTGGCGGAGGTGTTCACCAATACGCCGGGCGCCTATGTTCCACGCAAGGAGACGGTGCGCGGTTTCAAGGAAATCTTGGAGGGCAAGTGCGACGACCTACCCGAACAGGCCTTCTACCTGGTCGGCACGATCGACGATGCCCGCGCCAAGGCCGAACGCTTGGCCCGGGGCGAGGCTCGCTAA
- a CDS encoding RNB domain-containing ribonuclease, whose product MPTKVIKNPSRLVEFLDQGKLRPGLIVREQGERLALLQPDGREKLIHRDLVLLRHSDRAAVEPATLAAAVAELEQERTRLSAELDLKLLWEVVREQGRGFSAEELAELFFGRRAPIATSVVLEALLNDRLYFTRRHLEFSAESAERVERLRVQHERLRLKSESSRKTLSLLRAALSQEAITAEEAKPLAVQLCAYLENPHTRSSELTAQLTQTAPDLNPAEAAYEILERLGQAPAQPRFAAVGALPSGFAETVLNEAQTVNAPQYPAANRMLAVSIDDEETVEIDDALSCEPMTDGGLRVLIHIALVAALVPKGGAMDREAASRATTVYLPETTVRMLPDAVSCDKASLIAGLPRAVLTTEVHLGADASVLDFRIYPSMNVVSSRLTYHQADQLLANAPAGEQTATMLRALAAMGNLLRERRRRAGALLIARRESKIRVRGEKIELEVIDTAAPSRLMVAEYMVLANHLAARFAAENQLELIYRTQPSMGSELANQHPRLSLFPAFHAGIGLPCYAQVSSPIRRYADLVLQRQVLGALEGRPSPVYRSEELLAVLASAESADAEAKELERRAKRYWSLRWLAELPQHGPLTALVWREGASAELADSAIRGTLRGAPNLPNQAKILVRPVTIDPLRGWLALEYAGPAPA is encoded by the coding sequence GTGCCTACCAAAGTTATCAAAAACCCCTCCCGCCTGGTCGAGTTTCTGGATCAAGGCAAGCTGCGACCAGGCTTGATCGTCCGCGAACAGGGCGAACGGCTGGCGCTGCTGCAGCCCGACGGACGCGAAAAGCTGATCCATCGCGACCTGGTGCTGCTGCGCCATTCCGACCGTGCCGCGGTCGAGCCTGCTACCCTTGCCGCCGCCGTCGCCGAGCTGGAACAGGAGCGCACCCGCCTAAGCGCCGAACTGGATTTGAAGCTTTTGTGGGAAGTGGTGCGCGAACAAGGGAGAGGGTTCAGCGCCGAGGAGTTGGCCGAATTGTTTTTTGGCCGCCGGGCGCCAATTGCCACCAGCGTGGTGCTGGAGGCCCTGCTCAACGACCGGCTGTACTTTACCCGCCGCCATCTGGAGTTCAGCGCTGAAAGCGCCGAGCGGGTGGAGCGTTTACGCGTACAGCACGAACGGCTGCGGCTCAAGAGCGAAAGCAGCCGTAAAACCTTGAGCCTGCTGCGCGCCGCCCTTTCGCAAGAAGCGATTACAGCCGAGGAGGCGAAGCCGCTGGCTGTCCAATTGTGCGCTTATCTCGAAAATCCCCACACTCGTTCCAGCGAACTGACCGCGCAGCTGACTCAGACCGCCCCAGACCTCAACCCCGCCGAGGCTGCCTACGAAATCCTGGAGCGCTTGGGACAGGCGCCGGCGCAACCACGTTTCGCTGCGGTGGGTGCGCTACCCTCGGGTTTCGCCGAAACCGTTCTGAACGAGGCGCAAACCGTCAACGCCCCGCAATACCCAGCCGCCAACCGAATGCTTGCCGTTTCGATTGACGACGAAGAGACGGTGGAAATAGACGACGCCTTGAGCTGCGAGCCGATGACCGACGGCGGCCTGCGCGTTCTGATCCATATCGCGCTGGTTGCGGCTTTGGTGCCCAAGGGAGGCGCGATGGACCGCGAGGCGGCCTCGCGCGCCACCACAGTCTACCTGCCCGAGACCACTGTCCGGATGCTGCCCGATGCAGTCTCGTGCGACAAGGCCAGCCTGATCGCCGGCTTGCCGCGCGCTGTGCTGACCACCGAAGTGCACCTTGGCGCGGACGCTAGCGTGCTCGACTTTCGCATCTATCCGAGTATGAACGTGGTTTCTTCCCGCCTGACCTATCATCAGGCCGATCAATTGCTGGCCAACGCGCCGGCGGGGGAACAAACCGCCACCATGTTGCGAGCGCTGGCCGCAATGGGAAATTTGCTGCGCGAGCGGCGGCGGCGCGCGGGCGCGCTGCTGATCGCGCGGCGCGAGAGCAAAATTCGGGTGCGCGGCGAAAAAATCGAGCTCGAGGTGATTGATACCGCCGCTCCCAGTCGTTTGATGGTGGCCGAATACATGGTTCTGGCCAATCATTTGGCGGCCCGTTTTGCGGCCGAAAATCAGCTTGAGTTGATTTACCGCACCCAGCCCTCAATGGGCAGCGAACTGGCCAACCAGCACCCACGCCTATCGCTGTTTCCGGCCTTTCACGCCGGGATCGGACTGCCCTGCTACGCTCAAGTCAGCTCCCCTATCCGCCGCTATGCCGACTTGGTGCTTCAGCGCCAAGTGCTGGGCGCGCTCGAAGGACGCCCTTCCCCAGTTTATCGTAGCGAAGAGCTGCTGGCGGTACTGGCCAGCGCCGAGAGCGCCGACGCCGAGGCTAAGGAGCTGGAACGACGCGCCAAACGCTACTGGTCTTTGCGTTGGTTAGCGGAATTGCCGCAGCACGGCCCGCTCACCGCGCTGGTCTGGCGCGAGGGCGCCAGTGCCGAATTGGCCGACTCCGCTATCCGCGGCACCCTGCGCGGCGCGCCCAATTTGCCCAACCAAGCCAAGATTCTGGTCCGCCCCGTGACCATCGATCCGCTGCGCGGATGGCTGGCGCTGGAATACGCCGGGCCCGCCCCTGCCTGA
- a CDS encoding helix-turn-helix domain-containing protein encodes MIINDNKVLTVRELSDYLKVHPSTIYRQLKRGRIPAFKVGSDWRFNIESIDRWRLEQDAPVHNGASAAA; translated from the coding sequence ATGATAATCAACGACAACAAAGTGCTGACGGTGCGTGAACTTTCCGATTATCTGAAGGTTCATCCATCGACCATCTATCGTCAGCTCAAGCGCGGGCGCATTCCCGCTTTCAAGGTGGGGAGCGATTGGCGCTTCAATATTGAGTCGATCGACCGCTGGCGCCTGGAGCAGGATGCACCGGTCCACAATGGTGCTTCGGCGGCAGCCTGA
- the atpG gene encoding ATP synthase F1 subunit gamma encodes MATLKALRRRIASVKSTQQVTRAMKLVSAAKLRRAQEALLRARPYAETLARVAESLLAGEAALRAPAPGARPAVLIAVIGSDRGLCGGYNANLLRMAEEIARQRSQAGRQVHFIAVGRKVLDHLRRASYPREGERINNHPRLATVELASALATQLLSQFQLAKFEEVGVLYSQFRSALSQRPTYEQILPVKPPAEGDQQTGLDQYLMEPGRAELVPEVLRSYVEEALFHGLLEAEASEHAARMAAMDSATSNASDLIDRLTLEMNRARQASITRELMDIVGGAEALS; translated from the coding sequence ATGGCAACCCTTAAAGCGCTCCGGCGCCGAATCGCGTCGGTCAAATCCACCCAGCAAGTCACGCGCGCGATGAAATTGGTCTCGGCCGCCAAGCTCCGGCGCGCCCAGGAGGCACTGCTGCGGGCGCGCCCGTATGCGGAAACCCTGGCCCGGGTGGCGGAATCGCTGCTGGCGGGCGAGGCCGCGCTGCGCGCCCCGGCGCCCGGCGCGCGGCCGGCGGTGCTAATCGCGGTAATCGGCTCGGACCGCGGCCTATGCGGCGGTTACAACGCCAATCTGTTGCGGATGGCGGAAGAGATCGCCCGTCAGCGCAGCCAAGCCGGCCGCCAGGTACATTTTATCGCGGTGGGGCGCAAGGTCCTCGACCATTTGCGCCGCGCCTCGTACCCGCGTGAAGGCGAGCGGATCAACAACCATCCCCGGCTGGCCACCGTAGAGTTGGCAAGCGCGCTGGCAACCCAATTACTCAGCCAGTTTCAGCTTGCCAAGTTTGAGGAGGTGGGCGTGCTCTATAGCCAGTTTCGCTCCGCCCTCTCGCAGCGCCCTACTTACGAGCAGATTCTGCCCGTCAAACCGCCGGCCGAAGGCGACCAACAGACCGGACTGGACCAATACCTAATGGAACCGGGGCGGGCAGAATTGGTTCCGGAAGTCTTGCGCAGTTATGTGGAAGAAGCGCTGTTTCACGGTCTGCTGGAAGCCGAGGCCAGCGAGCACGCGGCGCGAATGGCCGCGATGGACAGCGCCACCAGCAACGCTTCGGATCTGATCGATCGGCTCACTTTGGAAATGAACCGGGCCCGGCAGGCCAGCATCACCCGTGAATTGATGGACATCGTGGGCGGCGCCGAGGCGCTCAGTTAG